The Blautia hydrogenotrophica DSM 10507 genome window below encodes:
- a CDS encoding HsdM family class I SAM-dependent methyltransferase, whose translation MAKTKRAESRCRYLVREIATQKGWDVRHPQKGGQFLEEQEIEDFFKDSGLGKTKPDFLVCRNYQPLIVVEAKNEKNKIDTAISEAVDYADAINKHGKYTVNIAVGVAGEEDNGYSFRTKFYNGIEWIDLSARGFVLTSFPSVAEIDNAFITNNGTTEITIPKISDYISTAIELSSILRSAKIEPSLRPKVLGAVITALYQGEIDLRDGKELESINKLVECAIRSTDHFEESKKKQLIETLKMTKADYARLAPKMGKIIFILKMLNIRSILQTDTDFLGLLYEAFIRYGYDNNSLGIVFTPRHITKYCAELIDVSAKDKVIDIACGSGGFLVAAFDRMLSSYTKMGIPFNVIRESLYGFDTNPTVWALAALNMFFRGDGKSHIENASCFEESSMNAVKDRFTKALLNPPFSQEEEPERDFINTAMESLQALGVMAVVVKSGIFADDDNALWRNDFLKKHTLLGMISLPSDLFYPTAIDTTIMVAQAKRPQNLTDKVFMAKIWNDGYKKLKGKRVETSGSQLDEVLEEFRKFRAGEETSSKLVTVISAEKIMKKGAEFCPEQYLPQPQFPEEEQERYREDIVKSILRTTVSIDDIADEVIEEFPCFSELPEMPYGVEDNIEKFFNVKGGKSKGESNYSEGSCPYVSSGDPLNSIIRLVGDVDGEVFENGAITVTCFGRASVQPWRFMARGNGGSAVRVLIPKYKMSFSELVWFAAQINMQRWRFFYGRMAILKRLKDIKLVSPPEMLTDGNKSIAKKVAELSKKVTDILEE comes from the coding sequence ATGGCAAAAACCAAAAGAGCAGAGTCAAGGTGTAGATATCTAGTAAGAGAGATAGCAACTCAAAAAGGATGGGATGTTAGGCATCCCCAAAAAGGAGGTCAATTCTTAGAAGAGCAAGAAATTGAAGATTTTTTTAAAGATTCGGGACTTGGTAAAACTAAACCAGATTTTTTGGTTTGTAGAAATTATCAACCTTTAATAGTTGTCGAAGCAAAGAATGAAAAGAATAAGATTGATACAGCGATATCTGAAGCGGTTGATTATGCAGATGCTATAAATAAACATGGTAAATATACTGTTAATATTGCAGTTGGAGTAGCTGGAGAAGAAGATAATGGTTATTCATTTAGAACCAAGTTTTATAATGGTATAGAATGGATAGATTTATCAGCTAGGGGATTTGTATTAACCAGTTTTCCAAGTGTTGCAGAAATTGATAATGCATTTATTACAAATAACGGTACTACAGAAATTACAATACCTAAAATATCAGACTATATTTCAACAGCTATAGAGTTATCATCAATATTAAGATCTGCAAAAATTGAACCCTCATTAAGACCAAAAGTTTTAGGGGCAGTAATAACAGCTTTATATCAAGGTGAAATAGATTTAAGAGATGGAAAAGAATTGGAGTCTATAAATAAATTAGTAGAATGTGCGATTCGTTCAACTGACCATTTTGAAGAAAGTAAGAAAAAACAGTTAATAGAGACGTTGAAAATGACAAAAGCTGATTATGCTCGTTTAGCTCCTAAAATGGGAAAAATAATTTTTATCTTGAAAATGCTCAATATTAGATCAATTTTACAAACAGATACAGATTTTCTTGGGTTACTTTATGAAGCGTTTATACGATATGGATATGATAATAATTCGTTAGGAATTGTTTTTACCCCAAGACATATAACAAAATATTGTGCAGAGCTAATTGACGTAAGCGCAAAGGATAAAGTTATTGACATAGCATGTGGCTCTGGAGGATTTTTAGTAGCGGCATTTGATAGGATGTTATCTTCATATACAAAAATGGGAATTCCATTTAATGTCATAAGGGAGTCTTTATATGGTTTCGATACAAATCCAACAGTATGGGCTTTAGCTGCATTAAATATGTTTTTTAGAGGTGATGGGAAAAGTCATATAGAAAATGCAAGTTGTTTTGAAGAAAGTAGTATGAACGCTGTTAAAGATAGATTTACTAAGGCGTTGCTAAATCCTCCTTTTTCACAAGAAGAGGAGCCAGAGCGAGATTTTATTAATACAGCAATGGAGTCATTACAAGCATTGGGGGTGATGGCAGTTGTTGTAAAATCAGGTATTTTTGCAGATGATGATAATGCTCTTTGGAGAAACGATTTTTTAAAAAAGCATACTTTATTGGGAATGATTAGTTTGCCAAGTGATTTGTTTTATCCTACAGCAATAGATACAACGATTATGGTAGCACAAGCAAAACGTCCTCAGAATTTAACTGATAAGGTCTTTATGGCTAAAATATGGAATGATGGTTATAAAAAATTAAAAGGGAAAAGAGTAGAAACATCTGGTTCGCAATTAGATGAAGTGTTAGAAGAATTTAGAAAATTCAGAGCAGGAGAAGAAACTTCATCGAAATTGGTTACTGTTATTTCAGCAGAAAAAATAATGAAGAAAGGGGCTGAATTTTGCCCTGAACAGTATCTTCCACAGCCTCAATTTCCAGAAGAGGAGCAAGAACGGTATAGAGAAGATATTGTCAAATCAATATTAAGAACAACGGTTAGCATTGATGATATTGCAGATGAAGTTATAGAAGAATTCCCGTGTTTCTCTGAATTACCAGAAATGCCATATGGGGTAGAAGATAATATTGAGAAATTTTTCAACGTTAAAGGTGGAAAATCAAAAGGTGAAAGTAATTATAGCGAAGGTTCATGCCCTTACGTTTCATCAGGTGATCCATTAAACAGTATTATAAGACTTGTTGGAGATGTTGATGGAGAAGTGTTTGAAAATGGAGCCATTACAGTTACTTGTTTTGGACGAGCAAGTGTCCAACCTTGGAGATTCATGGCGCGTGGAAATGGTGGAAGTGCAGTCAGAGTACTGATACCAAAATATAAGATGTCCTTTTCTGAATTGGTATGGTTTGCTGCTCAAATCAACATGCAAAGATGGAGATTTTTCTATGGGCGAATGGCAATATTAAAAAGATTAAAGGATATAAAACTTGTATCGCCACCAGAAATGTTAACTGATGGCAATAAATCAATAGCAAAAAAAGTGGCTGAATTGTCAAAAAAAGTAACAGATATTTTAGAGGAATAA